One segment of Labrus mixtus chromosome 10, fLabMix1.1, whole genome shotgun sequence DNA contains the following:
- the LOC132982594 gene encoding uncharacterized protein LOC132982594 — translation MPYHLWKVRLTCPVCGKQLVGYGAHKRARQVLDVDRYYLMVTETLRCNSIGCKTNYLSSSKTILDQLDLAHRLEFRLILTQKYACDIRVIRFLRERTLGNSPSRLVKQLRENHSEEWLQRLCQYLGACSDFVGRPSLFPVVFQDPPEPVAIPTYKWMLAVYGWDILSRLEHIKASITSTFGSILKMDSTKKITRKLSGIAKGTALWLSSVSNEVGQILISVLTAQEGSGLDLMVADLIRRYKEGGVAPPKLLYVDCGCCKKDGEETKLKARFGGWPDVVVKLDIYHFMRRLASGCTKDDHPLYPIFMARLSCCIFEWDAGDVALLRRVKREQLKREGVPGITDGLVNQHIRKSELVLYCRRRTRGEKETISMIDLLLHELMGEKGSDFLGVPLLDRDRMVNIWEQQRKHVKCIQDEPGVPLYTETGSSTKEGIILTTYRCARGSTSLESFHCHLARFIPGTSANSLNFQLYLLEGLNRWNQDRGAAALAVKPPSLLTYSGDLVHCVNTFSVKVLGRKLAPSFQPPAVYTGELIGIDYLYCQTGRAMQNVDPETEETEQLLEDVAVEEEPENEGFDDGVHDPTFDIILGKTLSQSGPPALTTSLPSGPTVPTTTMPSAPPAPTTTMPSAPPAPTTSMTSGYPAPTTTMPSAPPAPTTSMPSAPPAPTTSMTSGYPAPTTTMPSAPPAPTTSMTSAQLLAVDEHNMPGMDRVDSLAEYLVGLRNETALTLSNQQTSTILSLWQNLLPFDQQRVVYAARYQERLKTGYFRSPKNKLEFTPGAESMRRYVLGSSGSPAQWPDCCRLVEAIFVRLCQLHKSPKKKGKGSLTRWSLMLKDYRKVRQLVRDNGTLMKDTTLQLYEVNQTTLTQWHNNRVKRQDLAVLLQGVNLPAPLPVAPVRLPPALGRPTFVPQQRGPQHTYHMPQCLSPLLALFPLHPLPRGPTIVSWNRINAGNAISPAIQTVATGNFMDTFIAPLSQGCHWSSGWKK, via the exons ATGCCGTACCACTTGTGGAAGGTCAGGCTAACCTGTCCTGTGTGTGGGAAGCAGCTGGTGGGATACGGTGCCCACAAGAGAGCCCGTCAGGTCCTTGACGTGGACAGGTACTACCTGATGGTCACAGAGACCCTCAGGTGCAACAGCATTGGTTGCAAAACCAACTACCTGTCCAGCAGCAAGACCATCCTGGACCAGCTTGACCTGGCTCACCGGCTCGAATTCAGGCTCATCCTGACTCAGAA ATATGCTTGTGACATTCGGGTCATCCGCTTCCTGCGGGAGAGGACCCTGGGCAACAGCCCGTCTCGCTTGGTGAAGCAGCTGAGGGAGAACCACAGCGAGGAGTGGCTGCAGCGCCTCTGCCAGTACCTCGGGGCATGCTCTGACTTTGTGGGCCGGCCCAGCCTGTTCCCTGTGGTGTTTCAGGACCCGCCTGAGCCTGTGGCCATTCCCACCTATAAGTGGATGCTGGCGGTCTACGGGTGGGACATCTTAAGCAGGCTGGAGCACATCAAAGCCAGCATTACATCTACCTTTGGCTCCATCCTGAAGATGGACTCCACAAAGAAG ATCACCAGGAAGTTATCGGGCATTGCCAAGGGGACTGCCCTCTGGCTTTCCTCAGTTAGTAACGAGGTGGGTCAGATCTTGATCAGTGTCCTGACTGCGCAGGAAGGCTCTGGGCTGGACCTGATGGTGGCTGACCTCATCCGGAGGTACAAGGAAGGAGGTGTGGCTCCTCCAAAGCTCCTGTATGTGGACTGTGGATGCTGTAAGAAGGATGGGGAGGAGACCAAGCTAAAGGCACGATTTGGTGGATGGCCAGACGTTGTGGTCAAGCTGGACATTTATCATTTCATGCGCCGGCTGGCATCAGGATGCACCAAGGATGACCATCCCCTTTACCCCATCTTCATGGCTCGCCTGTCCTGCTGCATATTTGAGTGGGATGCAGGTGATGTCGCCTTGCTGCGCCGGGTCAAGAGGGAGCAACTGAAACGGGAGGGGGTTCCTGGCATCACTGATGGCCTTGTGAACCAGCACATTAGGAAGAGTGAGTTGGTACTCTACTGCAGAAGGAGGacaagaggagagaaggagaccaTCTCAATGATTGACCTCCTTTTGCACGAGCTTATGGGGGAGAAGGGCAGTGACTTCCTTGGTGTGCCACTCCTGGACAGGGATAGGATGGTGAACATCTGGGAACAGCAGAGGAAGCATGTAAAATGCATCCAGGATGAGCCAGGTGTTCCTCTCTACACAGAGACAGGATCATCCACCAAAGAGGGCATCATCCTCACCACCTACAGGTGTGCCAGGGGCTCAACATCACTGGAGTCCTTCCACTGCCACCTGGCCAGGTTCATTCCAG gaacGAGTGCCAACAGTCTGAATTTTCAGCTGTACCTCCTGGAAGGCCTGAACAGATGGAACCAGGACCGTGGTGCTGCGGCGCTGGCTGTCAAACCTCCCTCACTCCTCACCTACTCAGGGGACCTTGTGCACTGTGTCAACACCTTCAGTGTCAAAGTGCTTGGGAGGAAACTTGCCCCCTCCTTCCAACCCCCTGCAGTGTATACTG GAGAGCTGATAGGTATTGACTATCTGTACTGCCAGACAGGAAGGGCAATGCAGAATGTTGACCCTGAAACAGAGGAGACGGAGCAACTGTTGGAGGATGTGGCTGTTGAGGAGGAGCCAGAGAATGAGGGTTTTGATGATGGCGTACATGACCCCACATTTGACATTATTCTGGGTAAAACCCTCAGCCAGTCTGGCCCCCCAGCTCTGACCACCAGCTTGCCTTCTGGCCCCACAGTTCCCACCACCACCATGCCCTCTGCCCCCCCTGCCCCAACCACCACCATGCCCTCTGCCCCCCCTGCTCCAACCACCAGCATGACCTCTGGCTACCCAGCTCCCACCACCACCATGCCCTCTGCCCCCCCTGCCCCAACCACCAGCATGCCCTCTGCCCCCCCTGCTCCAACCACCAGCATGACCTCTGGCTACCCAGCTCCCACCACCACCATGCCCTCTGCCCCCCCTGCTCCAACCACCAGCATGACCTCTGCCCAACTGTTG GCTGTTGATGAGCATAACATGCCAGGGATGGACAGGGTGGACAGCCTGGCAGAGTACCTGGTTGGGCTGAGAAATGAGACAGCCCTCACTCTCAGCAACCAGCAGACCAGCACCATTTTGTCACTGTGGCAAAATCTTCTGCCCTTTGACCAGCAGCGGGTGGTCTATGCAGCTAGGTACCAGGAGAGGCTGAAGACGGGGTACTTCAGGTCTCCAAAAAATAAATTGGAATTCACCCCCGGTGCGGAGAGCATGAGGCGTTATGTCCTGGGGTCAAGTGGTTCACCTGCCCAGTGGCCCGACTGTTGTCGGCTTGTGGAGGCCATCTTTGTCAGGCTCTGTCAGCTGCACAAGAGCccaaagaaaaagggaaagggCAGCCTGACAAGATGGTCTCTCATGCTGAAGGACTATCGGAAGGTTAGGCAGCTGGTGAGGGACAATGGAACTCTCATGAAGGACACCACTCTCCAGCTATATGAGGTCAATCAGACCACCCTCACACAGTGGCACAACAACAGAGTGAAGAGGCAGGATTTGGCAGTCCTTCTGCAGGGGGTCAACCTGCCTGCCCCTCTTCCTGTAGCCCCTGTGCGTCTGCCACCAGCTCTAGGGCGCCCCACCTTTGTCCCTCAGCAGCGTGGACCTCAGCACACGTACCATATGCCCCAAT GCCTATCGCCCCTGCTGGCCCTCTTCCCCCTCCACCCCCTGCCCCGAGGCCCTACAATCGTCAGTTGGAACAGAATAAATGCAGGAAATGCCATCAGCCCCGCAATACAGACAGTGGCCACAGGCAATTTCATGGATACATTTATTGCCCCACTTTCACAGGGATGCCACTGGAGCAGTGGCTGGAAGAAATGA